Proteins co-encoded in one Merismopedia glauca CCAP 1448/3 genomic window:
- a CDS encoding transaldolase family protein produces MTLFLDSALIEEAQSTSQLGWVKGITTNPTLLAKSPLSVALTLEKLALFNYTEILYQLTSTDFDRALAEAQTAFKLLTSKTVLKIPATAVGFRVAASLQHQIPVAITGIYSPAQALVAKEVGAKYAIAYVNRATRLMGDGLSLVRSMANVLSDSQTEILAASIKSPTEAVATIEAGAQHLTLPLTVLQSLAVNELSEQTFIEFNANGCGLQE; encoded by the coding sequence ATGACACTGTTTTTAGATTCAGCACTCATCGAGGAAGCACAATCAACTAGTCAACTAGGTTGGGTCAAAGGAATTACCACTAATCCGACTTTGCTGGCTAAAAGTCCGCTTTCAGTTGCTCTTACCTTAGAAAAACTAGCATTATTTAACTATACAGAGATATTATATCAACTCACATCTACCGATTTCGACCGTGCTTTGGCTGAAGCACAAACAGCATTTAAGCTGTTGACAAGCAAAACCGTCCTCAAAATTCCAGCTACCGCAGTCGGATTTAGGGTTGCTGCATCCCTCCAACATCAAATTCCTGTTGCTATTACCGGAATTTATAGTCCCGCGCAAGCTCTTGTTGCTAAAGAGGTAGGTGCGAAATATGCTATAGCCTACGTCAATCGTGCTACTCGGCTAATGGGTGATGGTCTATCATTAGTACGTAGCATGGCTAATGTACTATCGGATAGTCAGACAGAAATCTTAGCTGCCAGCATCAAATCCCCTACAGAAGCAGTTGCTACCATAGAAGCAGGTGCCCAACATTTGACATTGCCGTTAACTGTATTACAATCTTTGGCAGTAAATGAACTCTCAGAACAAACATTTATCGAGTTTAATGCCAATGGTTGCGGTTTACAGGAGTAG
- a CDS encoding Hpt domain-containing protein → MDSGKQQIVCYFIEEAKEHLETLEKGILDLENAIQDSERVNEMFRAAHSIKGGAAMLGFDSIKKVAHRFEDVFKIMQEQQIQVNQDVESMFLKGYDALHYLVDMLQNSGTWEEAEAQKSVVAAEANFIELQNYLNQSIEGSPALKEEFLVPKINITSEVTQILRQMLQVFKQKESAAQRQELDRFCSLLLALIEDNSGWTTLIETAQAAIASCENSFRTIAPFIIKEIKQASDTLVAQPEAQIAPSASLRLLAALAHQQIAIPKEPSSAAKTLLRAFDRSQINQLVVCLQNAA, encoded by the coding sequence ATGGATTCGGGAAAGCAACAAATCGTCTGTTACTTCATTGAAGAAGCTAAGGAACACTTAGAAACTCTAGAAAAAGGCATACTAGATTTAGAAAATGCCATCCAAGATTCTGAAAGAGTTAACGAGATGTTTCGGGCAGCCCACTCAATTAAAGGTGGTGCAGCAATGCTAGGCTTTGATAGCATCAAGAAAGTTGCCCATAGATTTGAAGATGTCTTCAAAATTATGCAAGAGCAGCAAATTCAGGTGAATCAAGACGTAGAATCTATGTTCCTCAAAGGTTATGATGCTCTACATTACCTAGTAGATATGTTGCAAAATTCTGGTACTTGGGAAGAAGCAGAAGCTCAAAAAAGTGTAGTTGCAGCCGAAGCCAACTTTATTGAATTGCAGAACTATCTCAATCAGTCAATTGAGGGATCTCCCGCACTCAAAGAAGAGTTCTTGGTTCCGAAAATTAATATTACCTCTGAAGTCACTCAAATCTTGCGCCAGATGCTGCAAGTATTTAAGCAAAAAGAAAGTGCTGCTCAGCGACAGGAACTAGATAGATTTTGCTCTTTACTGTTAGCTTTAATTGAGGATAATTCTGGTTGGACAACCCTAATTGAAACTGCTCAAGCAGCGATCGCCTCTTGCGAAAATTCATTTCGTACCATTGCCCCATTCATCATAAAAGAAATCAAGCAAGCAAGCGATACTTTAGTTGCTCAACCAGAGGCTCAAATTGCCCCTAGTGCGAGTTTAAGACTGCTAGCGGCGTTGGCTCACCAGCAAATTGCCATCCCCAAAGAACCTTCATCAGCAGCCAAGACTTTACTTAGAGCCTTTGATCGTAGTCAAATTAACCAACTAGTCGTGTGCTTACAAAACGCAGCTTAA
- a CDS encoding STAS domain-containing protein, with translation MTRIIEVFKPTGILDAANGDRLRSQVIKSLEHGSEVFLVDLEDVTFMNSSGIGALVATYSQVKKARKKMFLCSPNSQIRLILELTAIDGILKTFENKADFEVFWNSGQ, from the coding sequence ATGACACGCATAATTGAAGTATTTAAACCGACAGGTATTCTGGATGCGGCTAACGGCGATCGCCTACGTTCTCAGGTGATTAAATCCCTTGAGCATGGCTCAGAAGTGTTTTTAGTCGATTTAGAAGATGTAACTTTCATGAATAGTTCGGGAATTGGAGCTTTAGTCGCTACTTATAGCCAGGTGAAAAAAGCTCGTAAAAAAATGTTTCTCTGTAGTCCCAACTCTCAGATTAGACTGATTTTGGAATTAACTGCAATCGATGGGATCTTAAAAACTTTTGAGAACAAAGCAGATTTTGAAGTTTTTTGGAATTCTGGTCAGTAG
- a CDS encoding SRPBCC family protein, translating into MPSQVFENSVQIQATSTIVEQCICDRELMHRWLNPALICQPIGVWNTNLGGKSRFIIKIPLIQPSLLSEVVEREPGLIVWQFKGFFEGRDRWECQPNVEGTRLVNRFEFTIPNPIVGWGFSTFASNWTQKDMRSQLKRLKRVAEEMELLAQK; encoded by the coding sequence ATGCCTTCTCAAGTTTTTGAAAACTCAGTTCAAATCCAAGCTACATCTACAATTGTCGAACAATGCATCTGCGATCGCGAATTGATGCATCGTTGGCTGAATCCAGCTTTGATTTGCCAACCAATTGGGGTATGGAATACTAATTTAGGGGGGAAAAGTCGTTTCATCATCAAAATACCCCTAATACAACCAAGTTTATTAAGTGAAGTAGTAGAAAGAGAACCTGGCTTAATTGTTTGGCAATTTAAGGGTTTTTTTGAAGGACGCGATCGCTGGGAGTGTCAACCTAATGTTGAAGGAACGCGGTTAGTCAATCGCTTTGAATTTACCATTCCTAATCCCATAGTGGGTTGGGGTTTTTCGACTTTTGCCAGTAATTGGACACAAAAAGATATGCGGAGTCAACTCAAACGACTTAAGCGAGTAGCCGAAGAAATGGAATTATTAGCACAAAAGTAG